In Sebastes fasciatus isolate fSebFas1 chromosome 15, fSebFas1.pri, whole genome shotgun sequence, a genomic segment contains:
- the htr1b gene encoding 5-hydroxytryptamine receptor 1B, producing MERSEPTQPVNTTNDSFILTDASSITVDAPESLAYQISLASLLSIITLATTLSNAFVIATISQSKKLQTPANFLIASLAVTDMLVSILVMPICVLYTVIHTWTLGQVVCDIWLSSDITCCTASILHLCVIALDRYWAITDAVEYSKKRTPGRAAGMVSTAWVIAISISLPPLFWRQVKAEELTSCSVNTDHIFYTIYSTFGAFYIPTLLLIVLYGRIYVEARKRILKQSPKKVGGKRLTSAHLVTNSPGSVTSLQCGRHDTPSSDTGSSTSENQVKVTVSDALLEKKRISAARERKATKTLGIILGAYIVCWLPFFIYTLVVATCESCFNPELFDFFTWLGYLNSLINPIIYTMSNEDFKKAFHKLVRFRCCRR from the coding sequence atggaGCGCTCCGAGCCAACTCAGCCAGTGAACACCACAAACGACAGTTTTATTCTTACAGATGCATCATCCATCACTGTGGATGCACCAGAGAGTCTCGCCTATCAGATCAGTCTTGCATCTCTTCTCTCTATCATCACCCTCGCCACCACTTTATCCAACGCCTTCGTCATTGCAACCATCTCCCAGTCGAAGAAGCTGCAAACTCCTGCAAACTTCCTCATCGCCTCCTTAGCAGTCACTGACATGCTTGTATCCATCCTGGTGATGCCCATCTGCGTCCTGTACACGGTCATCCACACCTGGACGCTGGGGCAAGTAGTGTGCGACATCTGGCTCTCCTCGGACATCACGTGTTGCACCGCGTCCATACTGCACCTGTGCGTAATCGCGTTGGATAGATACTGGGCCATTACAGATGCGGTGGAGTACTCCAAGAAGCGCACACCTGGACGCGCAGCAGGCATGGTGAGCACAGCTTGGGTGATCGCCATCTCCATTTCCTTGCCACCTCTCTTCTGGAGGCAGGTGAAAGCAGAAGAGTTGACCAGCTGCAGCGTGAACACGGATCATATCTTCTACACCATCTACTCCACTTTTGGAGCTTTCTACATCCCCACTTTGCTGCTCATTGTGCTCTACGGGCGGATTTACGTGGAGGCGCGTAAACGCATCTTGAAGCAGTCACCAAAAAAGGTTGGTGGGAAGAGATTAACCTCTGCACACCTGGTGACAAACTCACCTGGATCCGTGACCTCTTTGCAGTGTGGAAGACACGACACTCCGTCCAGCGACACCGGGTCTTCGACAAGCGAGAATCAGGTGAAGGTGACGGTGTCCGACGCGCTTTTGGAGAAGAAGCGCATCTCagcagccagagagagaaaagccaCCAAGACTTTGGGGATAATCCTGGGCGCTTATATCGTTTGCTGGCTGCCGTTTTTCATTTACACGCTGGTGGTGGCAACGTGCGAGTCGTGTTTTAACCCAGAGTTGTTTGACTTTTTCACCTGGTTGGGATACCTGAACTCTCTCATCAACCCCATCATTTACACCATGTCCAATGAAGACTTTAAGAAGGCTTTCCATAAACTTGTGCGCTTCAGATGCTGCAGGAGGTGA
- the LOC141783128 gene encoding snake venom 5'-nucleotidase-like, with product MRVWTSLRALLTSLCCLFLLLCSASTLEVTLLHTNDNHARIEETSVDSGKCLEGQPCFAGVARRFTKVSEIRKKEKNVLFLDAGDQFQGSVWFNFYKGAEAAHFMNKLGYDAMAFGNHEFDNGVEGLIKPFLQNVNCSVVSANIKPDQILAANLSGYYQPYTILHVGSEKVAVVGYTTAETPFLSMPGQHLTFEDEVEALQIQVDKLETLGYNKIIALGHSGFDVDKDIAKRVRGVDVVIGGHTNTFLYTGTPPSTEVPAGPYPFMVRSDDGRNVPVVQAFAFGKYLGYLQVTFDEAGNVVKAVGNPILMDSSIPQDPGVLADIEEWKKDLAHYSSQYVGQTLVYLNGTFEECRFRECNLGNLICDAMIYHNTRYSSDLRWNHVGICMLNSGSIRTAIDERYKNGSITMEEILTVLPFGGTMDLVQMKGSTVKKAFEHSIHRYGGMSGEFLQVSGIRIQYDLSKPAYQRVASVSMLCTECRVPKYEPLDPEKKYTVVMNSYMVGGGDGFTMIKEELLKHNTGDMDISVFSKYVSDMKRVYPAVEGRITFRNSAVFTAHSVGLLLLGLCLSLTL from the exons ATGCGCGTCTGGACGTCTCTGCGCGCTCTGCTGACCTCGCTCTGCTGCCTCTTTCTGCTGCTCTGTTCGGCATCGACTCTCGAGGTGACACTTCTTCACACCAACGACAACCATGCCCGGATCGAGGAGACCAGCGTGGACTCTGGGAAGTGTCTGGAAGGGCAGCCTTGCTTCGCCGGCGTCGCCAGGAGGTTCACCAAAGTGTCCGAGATCCGCAAAAAGGAGAAGAACGTGTTGTTTCTGGATGCTGGAGACCAGTTTCAAGGAAGTGTCTGGTTCAACTTCTACAAAGGCGCGGAAGCAGCGCACTTCATGAACAAACTCGGTTATGATGCTATG gCTTTTGGAAACCATGAGTTTGACAATGGGGTGGAGGGTCTGATCAAGCCCTTCCTCCAAAATGTAAATTGCTCTGTGGTGAGTGCCAACATAAAACCTGACCAGATTCTGGCTGCGAACCTCAGCGGCTACTACCAGCCCTACACAATCCTACATGTGGGCTCAGAGAAAGTGGCTGTGGTCGGCTACACAACTGCAGAGACCCCATTCCTATCCATGCCAG GTCAACACCTGACATTTGAGGATGAGGTGGAGGCGCTTCAGATTCAGGTTGATAAACTGGAAACGCTGGGCTATAATAAGATCATCGCCCTGGGCCACTCTGGCTTTGACGTGGATAAAGACATCGCCAAGCGCGTGAGAGGGGTGGACGTAGTTATTGGAGGACACACCAACACATTCCTCTATACTG GAACCCCCCCATCCACTGAAGTGCCAGCAGGTCCGTATCCTTTCATGGTGAGGTCTGACGATGGGAGGAACGTGCCGGTGGTCCAGGCCTTTGCTTTTGGGAAGTACCTCGGATACTTGCAAGTCACGTTTGACGAGGCTGGGAATGTGGTCAAAGCTGTTGGAAACCCTATCCTAATGGACAGCAGCATACCTCAAG ACCCAGGTGTCCTGgctgacattgaggagtggaagaAAGACTTGGCTCACTATTCATCTCAGTATGTAGGACAGACTCTGGTCTACCTCAATGGGACGTTTGAAGAGTGTCGATTTCGGGAGTGTAACCTTGGAAACCTGATCTGTGATGCTATG ATTTATCACAATACAAGGTATTCAAGTGATCTGCGGTGGAATCATGTGGGCATATGTATGCTGAACAGTGGATCTATACGAACAGCTATAGACGAGCGCTACAAAAATG GCTCCATAACTATGGAGGAGATCCTCACCGTCTTACCATTTGGAGGAACCATGGACTTGGTCCAGATGAAGGGATCGACAGTGAAAAAGGCATTTGAACACTCCATTCACAGATATGGAGGCATGTCTGGAGAGTTTCTTCAAGTCTCAG GCATTCGCATTCAGTATGACCTCTCCAAACCAGCGTACCAGCGTGTGGCGTCTGTGTCCATGCTCTGCACTGAGTGCCGTGTGCCCAAGTATGAACCGTTAGACCCGGAGAAGAAGTACACTGTGGTCATGAATTCGTACATGGTGGGCGGAGGAGATGGCTTTACCATGATCAAGGAGGAGTTACTGAAGCATAACACAG